TACCGAACGCGCAGCTATCACTGTGCCGCCCGTCGGACCGTTCGGACAAGCCACACCTGCCGGTGCGGGGCGACCTTGCACACATCGGTCTGGCCGGGCGCTATTTCGTGCCGCACTACGCCGTGCCGATGCCGCATGTGCTGAAGACGACCACTGTGATGCGCGGCGCGGGCAAGCTGGAAGGTGAGGCGTTGCGGACGATTGCCGAAGGCGAAGTCTTTGATGTGCTCGATATTTCAGGCGGCTGGGCGTGGGGGCAGGCAAAGTCCGACTTGTTGGTCGGCTATGTGGAACTGACCGTGCTTGAGGCGCTGGCATGACAACGTCGGTCTTCATCGATGGAGCAGCGGGCACGACCGGGCTGGAAATTGCCGACCGTCTGGCGGGCCGCAGCGAATTCGCGCTGATTGCTCTGGATGATGCGCGGCGCAAGGACGATGCAGCGCGGTCGCAAGCGATCAACGATGCCGATGTGGTGATCCTGTGCCTGCCCGATGATGCTGCGCGCGATGCCGTGGCGATGATTCGCAATGATCGTACGCGCGTGATCGACGCATCGACCGCGCATCGCGTGGCCGATGGCTGGACGTACGGCTTTCCCGAAATCGTCGGGCGCGAGGTCGTGGCGGAAGCGCGGCGGGTTTCGAACCCCGGCTGCTATCCCACCGGCTTCCTCGGCCTGCTCGCACCACTGGTCCATAATGGCCTGCTGCCTTCGGCCTGGCCCTATAGCTGCAATGCGATTTCCGGCTATTCCGGCGGCGGCAAGGCCCTGATCGCGCGGTTCGAAGATGATCGGGACATTGCATGGCGCGGTTATGGCCTGACCTTCGGGCACAAGCATGTGAGCGAGATGCAGCGCTATGCAGGCCTTGCCATCGCCCCGATGTTCAGCCCCGCGGTGGTCGCGGCGCATCGCGGCATGATCGTGGAAATCCCGCTGCCGCTGGGCGTGATGCCGGGCAACGTCCCTGCCGAACTGCTGCGGGCGGCGCTGACGCAGTTCTATGCCGGGTCGCCGGTGGTGACAGTGGAGCAGGACTTGCCTGCCGATGGCGAACTGCTGCTGCGCGCGTCGATGGAACCGTGGGACGGGTTGAAACTGCACGTGATGGGCAGCGCCGATGGCGAACAGGTGCGGCTGGTCGCGGTGCTCGACAATCTGGGCAAGGGCGCAAGCGGGGCGGCGGTGCAGACGCTGAACCTGATGGCCGGGCTGGACGAGACCGCAGGCTTGCGCCTCTGACGAATCGCCGGGTAACCCAAAATGCAAAAAGGCCCGCGCTCCCTCTGGAGGCGGGCCTTTTTGTTTGCGCAGAAGCGCTGAAAGATCAGTCTTCCGGTGCGATGGTCACGCGCAGGCCATCGAGATCGCCGGTGACCTGAAC
This genomic interval from Novosphingobium sp. CECT 9465 contains the following:
- a CDS encoding SH3 domain-containing protein, whose translation is MTVEASPLPVDVPNAQLSLCRPSDRSDKPHLPVRGDLAHIGLAGRYFVPHYAVPMPHVLKTTTVMRGAGKLEGEALRTIAEGEVFDVLDISGGWAWGQAKSDLLVGYVELTVLEALA
- the argC gene encoding N-acetyl-gamma-glutamyl-phosphate reductase; the encoded protein is MTTSVFIDGAAGTTGLEIADRLAGRSEFALIALDDARRKDDAARSQAINDADVVILCLPDDAARDAVAMIRNDRTRVIDASTAHRVADGWTYGFPEIVGREVVAEARRVSNPGCYPTGFLGLLAPLVHNGLLPSAWPYSCNAISGYSGGGKALIARFEDDRDIAWRGYGLTFGHKHVSEMQRYAGLAIAPMFSPAVVAAHRGMIVEIPLPLGVMPGNVPAELLRAALTQFYAGSPVVTVEQDLPADGELLLRASMEPWDGLKLHVMGSADGEQVRLVAVLDNLGKGASGAAVQTLNLMAGLDETAGLRL